In the genome of Montipora foliosa isolate CH-2021 chromosome 3, ASM3666993v2, whole genome shotgun sequence, one region contains:
- the LOC137996308 gene encoding neural cell adhesion molecule 2-like, with protein sequence MCRMVFLLLAFVAFLCRHRTRADVKVVAATLYPQPGLTVFTECRLSKGEKFVGWFKADNTQITSSSTAAVRVEQVDATTYKLTFADVKVEEGGEYECRGSLNNKATFELHVNFDTLKVDLIQHIKIGQEDTITFGVRGYPKPQITWKKGRRTLNPANDARYKLLNDGSLTIVNVKVSDQDNYTVTVEQESYGVRKQIEVYAVGNEITSFANFEISGGNLTIKKVDKDLNGTYTCRAYNVIEKTGEQIGEVREVVDMNIYEPPVITSSGGDKEVGRGESFSLECKAKGSPKPTVEWTRNGERDPRQKMSEGQSVIEFKNIQIGDAGKYICEARSSALDDDGKVIVDTFVRNLNIRCAPGRPIFYEPKGTLIDTTSFTLKWRKPQDTGGDNEIQYIVKYRHQSKRKPGPWKEFQTKELEYQIKDLDRNKKYKFQVIAKNRGEGNPDERFYRINVKPGAPGRPIFYEPKGTLIDTTSFTLKWRKPQDTGGDNEIQYIVKYRHQSKRKPGPWKEFQTKELEYQIKDLDRNKKYKFQVIAKNRGEGNPDERFYRINVKPGAPGRPIIYEPKGTLIDTTSFTLKWRKPQDTGGDNETQYVVKYRHQSKRKPGPWKQFQTKELEYQIKDLDRNKKYKFQVIAKNRGEGNPDERFYRINVKPEPRSSQSRLVASVMVTFISAILLL encoded by the exons ATGTGTCGCATGGTTTTTCTCCTTCTCGCCTTCGTGGCGTTTCTTTGCAGACATCGAACGA GAGCAGATGTGAAAGTTGTAGCTGCAACGTTATATCCACAACCGGGATTAACAGTTTTTACTGAGTGTAGATTGAGTAAGGGAGAGAAATTTGTTGGTTGGTTTAAAGCAGACAACACCCAGATTACTAGTTCTTCAACTGCAGCAGTGCGAGTGGAACAAGTTGATGCAACCACATACAAACTAACATTTGCTGATGTGAAGGTTGAGGAAGGTGGTGAATATGAATGTCGTGGGAGCTTAAACAATAAAGCAACTTTTGAACTGCATGTTAATT TTGACACATTAAAAGTGGACCTGATACAACACATTAAAATTGGTCAAGAAGACACCATTACATTTGGGGTAAGAGGTTATCCTAAACCACAAATAACATGGAAGAAGGGAAGAAGAACATTGAATCCAGCCAATGATGCACGCTACAAATTACTGAATGATGGCTCCCTGACAATTGTCAATGTCAAAGTATCTGACCAAGACAACTACACGGTGACTGTGGAACAAGAAAGCTATGGAGTTAGAAAACAAATTGAGGTGTATGCTGTAG GCAACGAGATAACATCATTTGCCAACTTTGAAATTAGCGGTGGCAACTTAACCATCAAGAAAGTGGACAAAGATTTGAACGGAACATACACATGTAGAGCATACAATGTGATAGAAAAAACTGGCGAGCAGATTGGTGAAGTTAGGGAAGTGGTGGACATGAATATTTATG agcCACCCGTGATCACCTCTTCAGGTGGTGACAAGGAAGTAGGCAGAGGAGAATCTTTTAGTTTAGAATGCAAAGCCAAGGGATCTCCCAAGCCAACAGTAGAGTGGACGAGGAATGGAGAAAGGGACCCTCGTCAAAAG ATGTCCGAAGGCCAAAGTGTTATTGAGTTTAAAAACATTCAGATTGGAGATGCAGGAAAATACATTTGTGAGGCAAGAAGCAGTGCCTTGGATGATGATGGGAAAGTTATTGTGGATACCTTTGTTCGTAACCTCAACATCAGAT GTGCACCCGGACGTCCAATTTTCTACGAACCCAAAGGAACGCTTATTGACACAACCAGTTTTACACTCAAGTGGCGCAAGCCCCAGGATACTGGAGGTGATAATGAGATCCAGTATATAGTCAAATACCGCCACCAGAGCAAAAGAAAACCAGGACCTTGGAAAGAGTTTCAAACAAAAGAGCTGGAATATCAAATCAAAGATCTAGACAGGAATAAGAAATACAAATTTCAGGTGATCGCCAAGAATAGAGGTGAAGGCAACCCCGATGAGAGATTTTACCGAATTAATGTGAAGCCAG GTGCACCCGGACGTCCAATTTTCTACGAACCCAAAGGAACGCTTATTGACACAACCAGTTTTACACTCAAGTGGCGCAAGCCCCAGGATACTGGAGGTGATAATGAGATCCAGTATATAGTCAAATACCGCCACCAGAGCAAAAGAAAACCAGGACCTTGGAAAGAGTTTCAAACAAAAGAGCTGGAATATCAAATCAAAGATCTAGACAGGAATAAGAAATACAAATTTCAGGTGATCGCCAAGAATAGAGGTGAAGGCAACCCCGATGAGAGATTTTACCGAATTAATGTGAAGCCAG GTGCACCCGGACGTCCAATTATCTACGAACCCAAAGGAACGCTTATTGACACAACCAGTTTTACACTCAAGTGGCGCAAGCCCCAGGATACTGGAGGTGATAATGAGACCCAGTATGTAGTCAAATACCGCCACCAGAGCAAAAGAAAACCAGGACCTTGGAAACAGTTTCAAACAAAAGAGCTGGAATATCAAATCAAAGATCTAGACAGGAATAAGAAATACAAATTTCAGGTGATCGCCAAGAATAGAGGTGAAGGCAACCCCGATGAGAGATTTTACCGAATTAATGTGAAGCCAG AACCCCGGAGTTCGCAGTCCCGGCTTGTCGCCAGTGTTATGGTAACGTTTATTTCGGCCATTCTGCTTCTTTGA